Sequence from the Fusobacterium periodonticum 1_1_41FAA genome:
ATATTTTAATTCTATAGTTTCTCTTTTTAATTCAAAAACTTTTGTTAGCTTATTAGCTTCTCTATAAACCTTTACTTTAACACTAGTGTTAGCTTTACCTTTTAATCTTTTTGAAGCTTCTTCACTAGTTAAATTATATGTTGATTCTCCATCTATTTCAACTATTTGATCTTTTGGTTTTATTCCAGCTTTATATGCAGGTCCATCTTCTATAGGAGAAACTACTGTCAATGGTTCTCCTACTTTCTTTTGAATAACCATTCCTACACCAACATATTTACCTTTAATATCTTCTTGGAAACTTCTTAATTCTTCTCTTGTAAAATATACTGAGTGTGGATCATCCAATGATTCCAGCATTCCTTTTAAAGCTCCTTGCATCAAAGATTTTTTAGTCACTTTTGTACTCTTTTGTGCATCTTGTGGAGTCTTTTTATTTTTTTCTTCTTTGTTTTTATGTGCATTAGCATTTTCAACATAGCTATCTTGAATAACATCCATAATATCTGATATTTCTTTTAACTCTCTCATATTAGATAAAAATCCTGTTCTGTCATCATCTGAAAAAGACAAACCTGAAATTGCTATCATTAAAACCATAGCAGCCTTTCTTAAACTTACTTTCACTTATTTTTCCTCCCTAATGTTGTTATTAATCATATTTTCTATTTCTTTATCTGAAAAATTATTCTTTTTAGAAAATTTAGCTAAATATTCTGTATTTCCTTTAGTTCCCTTTATAGGAGAAATAGTTAAGTTTTCTAAAAATAAATCATATTTTTTTGCATCTTCAATTACATCTATAATTATTTTTTTATGAATTTCTAAATCTTTAACTATTCCCTTATCTATATATTCTTTTTCAGCTTCAAACTGTGGCTTTATTAAAAAGACAGCATAGCTATTTTCAGATAAAAATTCTTTTATTTTATATAGAACTTTTTTTATTGAAATAAATGAAATATCCATTACTATAATGTCTATTTCATCTTTGATTTCACTTTTTTCCAAATCATTTATATGTTTATTTTCAATACTCACTACTTGATTATGATTTCTCAATTTCCAATCAAGTTGATTTGTTCCTACATCTACAGCATAAACTAATTTTGCTCCATTTTGCAAGGAACAATCTGTAAAGCCTCCTGTTGAAGCTCCAATATCTAAAACTATCTTATCTTTAAAATTTAAGTCAAAAACATCTATTGCTTTCTTTAATTTCAATCCTCCTCTACTTACATAGGGGATATTTTTTTCTTTTATTCTGACTGTTTTTATTTTATCTAAAGATATTATAATTCCAGGTTTATCCATTTTTTGTTCATTTATTATAACATTACCTGCCATAATTTGCTTTTTAGTTACTTCTAAATCTTCAAAATATTCATTTTCACATAGATATTCATCTAATCTCATTTTCTTTTTTAAAAATTTTGTCATCTATCATATACTCCATTAAGGGATTTTTCATAAATAAGTTATAGAAACCATTTTTATCCACATACTTCTTTAGTTTTTTAGTTTCTTCTGATCTTAACACAAAAAATTTATCTCCTATTGGAACTCTCCCTTTTTCTTTGTAGACATCTAATAGTTCACTAAAAGTCCTTAAATTTAATTCTTTTTTTGCTCTCTTTATTCTGTCCTTTATAACTGCAGCTGAGCAATTCAATTTCTTTTCTATATCACTGAGTCCAAGACCTTTTGCTGAATATTTTAAAATATCATTTGCTTGAATAGGATTTATTCTATGATATTTTGCTGACTCCATATCTGCCATATAGACTAGATTAGCTTCTTCTGTCTCAGGTTGTACCTTACCCCATTTACCATGATGTGATTCCACTATGTGAGCAATATTTTGTTTAACACTGTCAATTAATTTATAACCTGAT
This genomic interval carries:
- a CDS encoding TlyA family RNA methyltransferase, translated to MTKFLKKKMRLDEYLCENEYFEDLEVTKKQIMAGNVIINEQKMDKPGIIISLDKIKTVRIKEKNIPYVSRGGLKLKKAIDVFDLNFKDKIVLDIGASTGGFTDCSLQNGAKLVYAVDVGTNQLDWKLRNHNQVVSIENKHINDLEKSEIKDEIDIIVMDISFISIKKVLYKIKEFLSENSYAVFLIKPQFEAEKEYIDKGIVKDLEIHKKIIIDVIEDAKKYDLFLENLTISPIKGTKGNTEYLAKFSKKNNFSDKEIENMINNNIREEK
- a CDS encoding HD domain-containing protein, producing the protein MEEKNNKSKKFIDCLLNFQDVKDLELCDDQGVKVSTHTYDVLNISINKIKEKYVDYEFASQKIDFFAITVGIIIHDISKSSLRRNEENFSHSQMMIKNPEYIKAEVYSVLELIEKESGYKLIDSVKQNIAHIVESHHGKWGKVQPETEEANLVYMADMESAKYHRINPIQANDILKYSAKGLGLSDIEKKLNCSAAVIKDRIKRAKKELNLRTFSELLDVYKEKGRVPIGDKFFVLRSEETKKLKKYVDKNGFYNLFMKNPLMEYMIDDKIFKKENEIR